In one window of Dyella thiooxydans DNA:
- a CDS encoding ABC transporter permease → MKYFHLVWAALFRRKTRTFLTLVSIITAFLLFGMLDAVRTTFDSGSKSIAGVDRLITSSRYSIIQSLPQALQARIATVPGVRDVAYANWFGGIYQDPKNFVFSYAVSPNYLDVYPEIELSPEQRKAFDDTRTGVVIGPLLAKKYGWKVGDKIPLQSTIFPQKNGDKTWQFDIVGIYSLGKGAANGMDQLFLLHWKYFDEANLYARHEVGWYIDRLASPDDADRVAKAIDAISANSDHETKSQTEQAFSASFAKQLGDIGLIVTAIMGAVFFTLLLLTGNTMAQAVRERTSELAVLKTIGFSSRGVLGMVLAESVLLLVFGGVIGLGIASVLAPAVSKGSGGMVNLPPVGAGSWALGVGLMVLIGLVVGALPSLRAMRLNIVDALAGR, encoded by the coding sequence ATGAAATACTTCCATCTGGTCTGGGCGGCGCTGTTCCGGCGCAAGACCCGTACCTTCCTGACCCTGGTGTCGATCATCACCGCGTTCCTGCTGTTCGGCATGCTCGATGCCGTGCGCACCACGTTCGACAGCGGCAGCAAGAGCATCGCCGGCGTGGACCGGCTGATCACCTCCTCGCGCTACTCGATCATCCAGTCGCTGCCGCAGGCGCTGCAGGCGCGCATCGCCACGGTGCCGGGCGTGCGCGACGTCGCGTATGCGAACTGGTTCGGCGGCATCTACCAGGACCCGAAGAACTTCGTCTTCAGCTATGCGGTCAGCCCGAATTACCTCGACGTCTACCCGGAAATCGAGCTGTCGCCCGAGCAGCGCAAGGCGTTCGACGACACTCGCACCGGCGTGGTGATCGGGCCGCTGCTGGCGAAGAAGTACGGCTGGAAGGTCGGCGACAAGATTCCGCTGCAGTCCACCATCTTTCCGCAGAAGAACGGCGACAAGACCTGGCAGTTCGACATCGTCGGCATCTACAGCCTGGGCAAGGGCGCGGCCAATGGCATGGACCAGTTGTTCCTGCTGCACTGGAAGTACTTCGACGAGGCCAACCTGTATGCCCGCCATGAGGTGGGCTGGTACATCGACCGCCTCGCCAGCCCCGATGATGCCGACCGGGTGGCCAAGGCAATCGATGCGATTTCGGCCAACTCCGATCACGAGACCAAGTCGCAGACCGAGCAGGCGTTCAGCGCCTCGTTCGCCAAGCAGCTCGGCGACATCGGCCTGATCGTCACGGCGATCATGGGCGCGGTGTTCTTCACCCTGCTGCTGCTGACCGGCAACACCATGGCGCAGGCGGTACGCGAACGCACCTCCGAGCTGGCGGTGCTGAAGACGATCGGCTTTTCCAGCCGCGGCGTGCTGGGCATGGTGCTGGCCGAGTCGGTGCTGCTGCTGGTGTTCGGCGGGGTGATCGGCCTGGGCATCGCCTCGGTGCTGGCGCCCGCGGTGAGCAAGGGCAGCGGCGGCATGGTCAACCTGCCGCCGGTGGGCGCGGGCAGCTGGGCGCTGGGCGTGGGCCTGATGGTGCTGATCGGGCTGGTGGTCGGCGCGTTGCCGTCGCTGCGCGCGATGCGCCTGAACATCGTCGATGCCCTCGCGGGCCGCTGA
- a CDS encoding ABC transporter ATP-binding protein, whose protein sequence is MSALIEIRDLAKVYERGKQKVEVLHHIDLDIAEGDFLALMGPSGSGKTTLLNLIGGLDSPSAGSIAVGGQRIDQLGAGALAKWRAAHVGFVFQFYNLMPMLSAQKNVELPLLLTKLSAAQRRKNASIALQLVGLADRASHKPSELSGGQQQRVAIARAIVSDPTLLVCDEPTGDLDRQSAEEVLGLLRTLNREHGKTIVMVTHDPKAAEYANHTLHLDKGALVESAAA, encoded by the coding sequence ATGAGCGCATTGATCGAAATCCGCGACCTCGCCAAGGTCTACGAGCGCGGCAAGCAGAAGGTGGAAGTGCTGCACCACATCGACCTGGACATCGCCGAGGGCGACTTCCTCGCCCTGATGGGACCGTCCGGCTCGGGCAAGACCACCCTGCTCAACCTGATCGGCGGGCTGGACTCGCCCAGTGCCGGCAGCATCGCCGTCGGCGGCCAGCGGATCGACCAGCTCGGCGCCGGCGCGCTGGCGAAATGGCGCGCCGCCCACGTCGGCTTCGTGTTCCAGTTCTACAACCTGATGCCGATGCTCAGCGCGCAGAAGAACGTCGAGCTGCCGCTGCTGCTCACCAAGCTCTCCGCGGCGCAGCGCAGGAAGAACGCGTCCATCGCGTTGCAGCTGGTGGGCCTGGCCGACCGCGCCTCGCACAAGCCGAGCGAGCTGTCCGGCGGCCAGCAGCAGCGCGTGGCGATCGCCCGCGCGATCGTCTCCGACCCGACACTGCTGGTCTGCGACGAGCCCACCGGCGACCTCGACCGTCAGTCCGCCGAAGAAGTGCTCGGCCTGCTGCGCACGCTCAACCGCGAGCACGGCAAGACCATCGTGATGGTCACCCACGATCCCAAGGCCGCCGAGTACGCCAACCACACCCTGCACCTGGACAAGGGCGCGCTGGTCGAATCGGCCGCGGCCTGA
- a CDS encoding efflux RND transporter periplasmic adaptor subunit, producing MDHTELLNQLKIDRAAKDLEPSGPGGRMVWIALAVLLLLAAAGGLFWWHQRPLQVKLATAVAPSTAEASGAVLQATGYVTARRQATVSAQITGTLTEVLIEEGDHVHKGQVLARLEDSAYRASLDAARANARAAHAQAGQTAAELRQAQADAARQDALVARGLVSKQAAEQARTAVASYRAQLTAQRLAADAADAQAKQAQVNFDYTVVRAPFDGVITEKAAQVGEIVSPLSAGGGFTRTGVGTIVDMDSLEVDVDVNEAYIGRVQPEMPAEAVLDAYPDWTIPAHVIAIVPAADRGKATVKVRVALEKKDARIVPDMGVRVSFLEKKATPAAQALQGVLLPASAVVERDHRRVVFVVSGGRAAMHRVDPQPAGSDMVRVPAGVAAGDRVVVAPPASLDDGTKVEKATDAH from the coding sequence GTGGATCACACCGAACTGCTCAACCAGCTGAAGATCGACCGCGCGGCAAAGGACCTGGAGCCCTCCGGCCCCGGCGGTCGGATGGTCTGGATTGCGCTTGCCGTACTGCTCCTGCTGGCCGCAGCCGGTGGCCTGTTCTGGTGGCACCAGCGGCCATTGCAGGTGAAGCTGGCCACCGCCGTCGCGCCCTCGACCGCGGAGGCGTCCGGCGCGGTGCTGCAGGCGACCGGTTACGTCACCGCGCGCCGCCAGGCCACGGTGTCGGCACAGATCACCGGCACGCTGACCGAGGTGCTGATCGAAGAGGGCGACCACGTCCACAAGGGCCAGGTGCTGGCGCGGCTGGAAGACAGTGCCTACCGCGCGAGTCTCGATGCCGCCCGCGCCAATGCCCGGGCCGCGCATGCCCAAGCCGGGCAGACCGCTGCAGAGCTGCGTCAGGCGCAGGCCGACGCGGCTCGCCAGGATGCCCTGGTCGCCCGCGGGCTGGTGTCGAAGCAGGCCGCCGAGCAGGCGAGGACGGCGGTCGCCAGTTACCGCGCGCAGCTCACGGCGCAGCGCCTCGCCGCCGATGCCGCCGACGCGCAGGCGAAGCAGGCGCAGGTGAATTTCGACTACACCGTGGTGCGCGCGCCGTTCGACGGCGTCATCACCGAGAAGGCCGCGCAGGTCGGCGAGATCGTCTCGCCGCTGTCGGCCGGCGGCGGCTTCACCCGTACTGGCGTGGGCACGATCGTCGACATGGACTCGCTGGAAGTGGACGTCGACGTCAACGAGGCCTACATCGGCCGGGTCCAGCCGGAGATGCCGGCCGAAGCGGTGCTCGACGCCTATCCGGACTGGACCATTCCGGCCCACGTGATCGCGATCGTGCCGGCGGCCGACCGCGGCAAGGCCACGGTGAAGGTGCGCGTCGCGCTGGAAAAGAAAGACGCGCGCATCGTCCCGGACATGGGCGTGCGCGTCTCGTTCCTGGAGAAGAAAGCCACGCCGGCCGCACAGGCGCTTCAGGGCGTGCTGCTGCCTGCATCGGCGGTCGTCGAGCGCGACCATCGTCGCGTGGTGTTCGTGGTCAGCGGGGGGCGCGCGGCGATGCACCGGGTGGATCCGCAACCGGCGGGAAGCGACATGGTGCGCGTGCCGGCGGGTGTGGCTGCGGGCGACCGCGTGGTGGTCGCGCCACCGGCCTCGCTCGATGACGGGACGAAGGTAGAGAAGGCGACGGACGCGCACTGA
- a CDS encoding fumarylacetoacetate hydrolase family protein has translation MDYVIPPSPVSSLPVAGSHARFPVRRIFCIGRNYAEHAREMGATVDKDTPLFFCKPADALVTDGADVPFPQATSDLHHEVEMVVALGDGGRDLSPEQAAARIWGYGVGLDLTRRDLQAVAKAKSHPWDVAKAFDHSAPVSALMPADVATVAPGTVLRLDVNGTLRQHATLGEMVHSVPEILSALSKLFELKTGDLVFTGTPAGVAALQRGDRFRAELTGVAVLEGRVA, from the coding sequence ATGGACTACGTCATCCCGCCCTCCCCGGTTTCCAGCCTCCCCGTCGCCGGCAGCCACGCGCGCTTCCCGGTGCGACGCATCTTCTGCATCGGACGCAATTACGCCGAGCACGCGCGTGAAATGGGCGCGACGGTGGACAAGGACACGCCGCTGTTCTTCTGCAAGCCAGCCGATGCGCTGGTGACCGACGGCGCCGACGTACCTTTCCCGCAGGCGACGTCGGACCTGCACCACGAAGTGGAGATGGTGGTGGCGCTGGGCGATGGCGGCCGCGACCTGTCGCCGGAGCAGGCCGCCGCGCGGATCTGGGGTTACGGCGTCGGGCTGGACCTGACCCGCCGCGACCTGCAGGCGGTGGCCAAGGCGAAGAGCCACCCGTGGGACGTCGCCAAGGCCTTCGACCATTCCGCACCGGTGTCCGCGCTGATGCCGGCCGACGTCGCGACCGTCGCGCCAGGCACCGTGCTCCGGCTCGACGTGAACGGCACGCTGCGCCAGCACGCCACGCTGGGCGAGATGGTGCACAGCGTGCCGGAGATCCTGTCGGCGCTCTCGAAGCTGTTCGAGCTGAAGACCGGCGACCTGGTGTTCACCGGCACCCCGGCCGGCGTGGCCGCCCTGCAGCGTGGCGACCGCTTCCGCGCCGAACTGACCGGCGTGGCGGTGCTCGAGGGCCGGGTCGCCTGA
- the mscL gene encoding large-conductance mechanosensitive channel protein MscL, with amino-acid sequence MGMLKEFKEFAMRGNVIDLAVGVVIGGAFGKIVTSLVNDVIMPPIGLLTGGVDFSDLKVVLKAADNSDPAHKVAEVAINYGTFVNTLIQFLIVAFAIFMVVKAINRLSRKQEEAAPPAAPPEDVVLLTEIRDLLKNRPQG; translated from the coding sequence ATGGGCATGCTGAAGGAGTTCAAGGAATTCGCCATGCGCGGCAACGTGATCGACCTCGCCGTCGGCGTGGTGATCGGCGGCGCGTTCGGGAAGATCGTGACCTCGCTGGTGAACGACGTGATCATGCCGCCGATCGGCCTGCTCACCGGGGGCGTGGACTTCTCCGACCTGAAGGTCGTGCTCAAGGCGGCCGACAACTCCGACCCCGCGCACAAGGTCGCCGAAGTGGCGATCAACTACGGCACCTTCGTCAACACGCTGATCCAGTTCCTGATCGTCGCCTTCGCGATCTTCATGGTGGTCAAGGCGATCAACCGTCTCAGCCGCAAGCAGGAGGAGGCCGCGCCGCCCGCCGCGCCGCCGGAGGACGTGGTGCTGCTGACCGAGATCCGCGACCTGCTGAAGAACCGCCCGCAGGGTTGA
- a CDS encoding M20/M25/M40 family metallo-hydrolase → MRRTLLTPLAAGLVLVCAAASAADAPTVIPAQAVKTAEQLRDRAMHDDTAYRIVEGLTTGIGPRLAGGPNDQRARDWVVAKMKALGFDKVWTEPVSFPLWERRSESGAIVAPFPQKLVLTALGYSPATPKGGLTAQVIAFPTLAALKAADPATIKGRIVYVGARMTRQKDGHDYAIGSGVRVGGPVIAQAKGAAGFLLRSAGTDPHSRAPHTGVTGFTDPAKAIPAAALAEPDADQLERVLAYGKPVTVTMDLDCGLAGTYTGANVIGEITGRKHPEQIVDIGGHLDSWDPGTGAIDDGAGVAIAMGAAKLIHDLPRRPDRTIRVIAFANEEMGLFGGRAYAEKHAADVAHHVLGTESDFGAGRIWRMSASVKPEARGAIDQIARVLAPIGVAYDATKPGGGGSDLSQMHGKGMAALSLTQDGTYYFDWHHTSEDTLDKIDPQDLAQNVAVYAAYAYMAAQARGDFGSAPGAFAHDGAGE, encoded by the coding sequence ATGCGCCGCACCCTGCTCACCCCGCTCGCCGCCGGCCTCGTGCTGGTCTGCGCCGCCGCCAGCGCGGCCGATGCGCCCACCGTGATTCCCGCGCAGGCGGTGAAGACGGCCGAGCAGCTGCGCGACCGTGCCATGCACGACGACACCGCCTACCGCATCGTCGAGGGTCTCACCACCGGGATCGGCCCGCGCCTCGCCGGCGGCCCGAACGACCAGCGTGCGCGCGACTGGGTGGTGGCGAAGATGAAGGCGCTGGGCTTCGACAAGGTCTGGACCGAGCCAGTGAGCTTCCCGCTGTGGGAGCGCCGCAGCGAGAGCGGCGCGATCGTCGCGCCGTTCCCGCAGAAGCTGGTGCTCACCGCGCTCGGCTACTCCCCGGCGACGCCGAAGGGCGGCCTGACCGCGCAGGTGATCGCGTTCCCCACCCTGGCCGCACTGAAGGCCGCCGACCCCGCCACGATCAAGGGCCGCATCGTCTATGTCGGCGCCCGCATGACCCGGCAGAAGGACGGCCACGACTACGCGATCGGCTCGGGCGTGCGCGTGGGCGGTCCGGTGATCGCGCAGGCCAAGGGCGCGGCCGGCTTCCTGCTGCGCTCGGCCGGCACCGACCCGCACAGCCGTGCGCCGCATACCGGCGTCACCGGCTTCACCGACCCGGCCAAGGCGATCCCCGCCGCGGCGCTGGCCGAACCCGACGCCGACCAGCTCGAGCGCGTGCTCGCCTACGGCAAGCCGGTCACCGTGACGATGGACCTGGACTGCGGCCTGGCCGGTACCTACACCGGCGCCAACGTGATCGGCGAGATCACCGGCCGCAAGCACCCCGAGCAGATCGTCGACATCGGCGGCCACCTGGACTCCTGGGATCCGGGCACCGGCGCGATCGACGACGGCGCCGGCGTGGCGATCGCGATGGGCGCCGCCAAGCTGATCCACGACCTGCCGCGGCGCCCCGACCGCACCATCCGGGTGATCGCCTTCGCCAACGAGGAGATGGGCCTGTTCGGCGGCCGCGCCTACGCCGAGAAGCATGCTGCCGACGTCGCCCACCACGTGCTGGGCACCGAATCGGACTTCGGCGCCGGCCGCATCTGGCGCATGAGTGCCAGCGTCAAGCCGGAGGCGCGCGGCGCGATCGACCAGATCGCCAGGGTGCTGGCGCCGATCGGCGTGGCCTACGACGCGACCAAACCCGGTGGCGGCGGCTCGGACCTCTCGCAGATGCACGGCAAGGGCATGGCGGCACTGTCGCTGACCCAGGACGGCACCTACTACTTCGACTGGCACCACACCTCGGAAGACACGCTGGACAAGATCGACCCGCAGGACCTGGCGCAGAACGTGGCGGTCTACGCCGCCTACGCGTACATGGCGGCGCAGGCCAGGGGTGATTTCGGCTCGGCACCGGGCGCGTTCGCCCACGACGGCGCGGGCGAATAG
- a CDS encoding MarR family winged helix-turn-helix transcriptional regulator → MTKTEDLPFGYLLNDVTLLFRKHFDRRAVRFGLTRAQWRATKMLHYREGLRQTELAEYLEMEPIAVGRVIDRLQAAGFVERRPDPRDRRAWRLYPTEQAKSVIGDMEQIGLGLRRDATVGISREELAQALGVITRIKDNLQALDQAAGEGDDPAPIGDGDE, encoded by the coding sequence ATGACGAAAACCGAAGATCTCCCGTTCGGCTACCTGCTCAACGACGTCACCCTGCTGTTCCGCAAGCATTTCGACCGTCGTGCCGTGCGGTTCGGCCTGACGCGCGCGCAGTGGCGCGCCACCAAGATGCTCCATTACCGCGAGGGGCTGCGCCAGACCGAACTGGCCGAATACCTCGAAATGGAGCCGATTGCCGTCGGGCGGGTGATCGATCGCCTGCAGGCGGCCGGCTTCGTCGAGCGGCGCCCGGACCCGCGCGATCGCCGCGCGTGGCGGCTGTATCCCACCGAACAGGCGAAGAGCGTGATCGGCGACATGGAGCAGATTGGCCTCGGTCTGCGGCGGGATGCCACCGTGGGCATCAGCCGTGAGGAGCTGGCCCAGGCGCTGGGCGTGATCACCCGCATCAAGGACAACCTGCAGGCGCTGGACCAGGCGGCGGGCGAGGGAGACGACCCCGCGCCGATCGGCGACGGGGACGAGTAG
- a CDS encoding O-acetyl-ADP-ribose deacetylase codes for MTLRKIVADITTLAVDAIVNAANPGLLGGGGVDGAIHRAAGPALLAACRALPEVLPGVRCPTGEAVITPGFGLPARHVIHTVGPVWRGGHDGEPALLEQCYRRSLQLAHAYGLDTVVFPAISCGVYGYPAEAAAVVAVRSVRSVLARHPHLEVMLCARDAAMGEVLARAISGA; via the coding sequence ATGACCCTGCGCAAGATCGTTGCCGATATCACCACCCTGGCCGTGGACGCCATCGTCAACGCGGCCAACCCCGGTCTGCTCGGCGGAGGCGGGGTCGACGGGGCGATCCACCGCGCGGCGGGACCGGCACTGCTCGCCGCCTGCCGGGCGCTGCCCGAGGTGTTGCCGGGCGTCCGCTGTCCGACCGGTGAGGCGGTGATCACCCCTGGCTTTGGGCTCCCTGCCCGCCACGTGATCCACACCGTCGGCCCGGTCTGGCGCGGCGGCCACGACGGCGAGCCGGCGCTGCTGGAACAATGCTACCGGCGCTCGCTGCAGCTGGCCCATGCCTACGGCCTGGACACCGTGGTGTTCCCGGCGATCAGCTGCGGGGTGTATGGCTATCCGGCCGAGGCCGCAGCGGTGGTGGCCGTACGCAGCGTGCGCTCCGTGCTGGCCCGGCACCCGCACCTGGAGGTCATGCTGTGCGCACGCGACGCGGCGATGGGCGAGGTGCTTGCCCGCGCGATCAGCGGAGCTTGA
- a CDS encoding BatD family protein: MIRPWRSLVAILWLALVPMLAQAAVRATLDRSTAHLGETVTLNLHSDTAPISAPDLSVLNQDFQVLGQSSGTTRSFVNGKSTVDYSYGVALRPLHEGTLQIPPLTIGNEQTQPLTLEVTAPSAADADVHGPVFVEARFDPQHPYVGQQVALSVKLYYTTNLANASLSDPAIDGADVNRLGNDTDYQAQRNGRTYNVIERRYAVVPQKAGALTMAPIVFQGDLLDPNDPNSFLGMGSPVQAQSNALTLQVQAAPASWGPSAWLPARQLTLGLDGLPDAGMPVRVGQPFNLTLRIDAIGLSFEALPDLTLPTLDGATAYPDKPVTGNRVDGGWIIGHREHRFAIVPGRAGSLTLPAITVKWWNVVTDQPETATIPAHTIQVLPAIGATASTGAPAPAASAPAATVGTGRPQAPHAIDSGTGRPTRSPWMWTALVLGVLWLFTLVALLLRRGRSPRPVKSVRTGPDAPVTPKDRREAFLRAARSGDTGTQAHALLVWAQGERPGLRHLEAVAAALDSQEQRAMIATLERARYGGAAAGPSPAALEAAFVHGFAWREAGTGGPADEPLPPLYPFKLR, encoded by the coding sequence GTGATCCGTCCTTGGCGCTCCCTCGTCGCAATCCTGTGGCTCGCGCTGGTGCCGATGCTGGCGCAGGCCGCTGTCCGGGCCACACTGGACCGCAGCACCGCCCACCTCGGCGAGACGGTCACGCTCAACCTGCATTCGGATACCGCGCCGATCAGCGCCCCCGACCTGTCCGTGCTCAACCAGGATTTCCAGGTACTCGGCCAGTCCAGCGGGACCACCCGCAGCTTCGTCAATGGCAAAAGCACCGTGGACTATTCCTACGGTGTCGCGCTGCGTCCCCTGCACGAGGGCACGCTGCAGATCCCCCCGCTCACGATCGGCAACGAACAGACCCAGCCGCTGACCCTCGAGGTCACCGCGCCCAGTGCGGCCGATGCCGACGTGCACGGCCCGGTGTTCGTTGAGGCGCGCTTCGATCCGCAGCACCCGTACGTGGGCCAGCAGGTGGCGCTGAGCGTGAAGCTCTACTACACCACCAACCTGGCCAACGCGTCGCTGTCCGATCCGGCCATCGATGGCGCCGACGTCAACCGGCTCGGCAACGACACCGACTACCAGGCGCAGCGCAACGGCCGCACCTACAACGTGATCGAGCGACGCTACGCGGTGGTGCCGCAGAAGGCCGGCGCGTTGACCATGGCACCGATCGTGTTCCAGGGCGATCTGCTCGATCCGAACGATCCGAACAGCTTCCTCGGCATGGGTTCGCCGGTGCAGGCACAAAGCAATGCGCTCACGCTGCAGGTGCAGGCGGCACCGGCCAGCTGGGGGCCGTCGGCGTGGCTGCCGGCGCGCCAGCTCACCCTCGGCCTGGATGGCCTGCCCGATGCCGGCATGCCGGTGCGCGTGGGCCAGCCGTTCAATCTCACCCTGCGCATCGACGCCATCGGGCTGTCGTTCGAGGCGCTGCCGGACCTGACCCTGCCCACGCTGGACGGCGCCACGGCCTATCCGGACAAGCCGGTCACCGGCAACCGCGTGGACGGCGGCTGGATCATCGGGCATCGCGAGCACCGTTTCGCGATCGTGCCCGGCCGTGCGGGCTCGCTGACCCTCCCGGCGATCACGGTGAAGTGGTGGAACGTGGTCACCGACCAGCCGGAAACGGCCACGATTCCCGCCCATACCATCCAGGTGCTGCCGGCGATCGGCGCGACGGCGTCGACGGGCGCTCCCGCGCCCGCAGCGTCGGCGCCCGCGGCGACAGTCGGCACCGGGAGGCCCCAGGCACCGCATGCGATCGACTCCGGAACGGGGCGGCCCACCCGTTCGCCGTGGATGTGGACGGCTCTTGTGCTTGGGGTGTTGTGGCTGTTCACCCTCGTCGCGCTGCTGCTGCGCCGGGGGCGCTCCCCGCGCCCGGTGAAGTCGGTGCGTACCGGGCCGGATGCGCCGGTGACCCCGAAGGACCGCCGCGAAGCCTTCCTGCGCGCCGCGCGAAGCGGCGACACCGGCACCCAGGCGCATGCGCTGCTGGTCTGGGCCCAGGGCGAGCGCCCGGGGCTGCGGCATCTGGAAGCCGTGGCGGCCGCGCTGGACTCGCAGGAGCAGCGCGCGATGATCGCGACGCTCGAGCGCGCGCGCTACGGCGGTGCGGCGGCCGGTCCGTCTCCCGCGGCACTGGAGGCGGCTTTCGTCCACGGCTTCGCCTGGCGTGAGGCGGGTACCGGTGGACCTGCCGACGAACCGTTGCCGCCGCTGTATCCGTTCAAGCTCCGCTGA
- a CDS encoding VWA domain-containing protein has translation MIQALHAFHFLRPLWLLALLGLPLATWWLVRADAGERALSRLVDPALLPHLLAGQPVGRRAATGLLAAGWLLATLAFAGPTWSRRPQTLYADRSAQVIALNLSPRMLARDIAPSRLDRAKFKVRDLLRNNRDGQNALVAWSGEAFVVAPLTSDASSLDELLDALAPDTMPTEGDNATAAIEQGVKLVRQAKAGGGSVVLVTDRVDAGAAAAARKALAQGVRVSVLGIGTSTGGPVPLDGGGFLRDAQGNLEMARRDDAALAAVARAGGGVYQPATDDQRDVQALHAELPQSAQLAAGDARSEQWLDRGPWLLLPLLVIVALGFRRGWLLMLPLACLLAVPAPAHADGWRDLWLRPDQQAARALRQGDALAAKRLAQDPALRAAADYRSGDYAGAERNLDGLTGSDAQYNLGNALARQGQYKEAIAAYDRALAANPHNADASANRQAVQDWLKRQPPPKGDNGAQDDKDHQGKDGKPQDQQGQSKGQSQQGQKGQQQGKPGDASKPQQGQQGQQQSSGQGKNDGQAKPQTPEQRAAEQARAEAARKALQQQMDQALKGKRAKGEPDQPHQLGMPDQNDPSSRLPAEVRQALQRVPDDPGALLRRKFELEYRQRHGGATGEDEQP, from the coding sequence ATGATCCAGGCGTTGCACGCATTCCATTTCCTGCGCCCGCTGTGGCTGCTTGCGCTGCTCGGCTTGCCGCTGGCGACCTGGTGGCTGGTGCGTGCCGACGCCGGCGAACGGGCGCTGTCGCGCTTGGTCGACCCGGCGCTGCTGCCGCATCTGCTCGCTGGCCAGCCGGTGGGGCGCCGCGCCGCCACCGGCCTGCTTGCCGCTGGATGGTTGCTGGCGACGCTCGCCTTCGCCGGCCCGACCTGGAGCCGTCGGCCGCAGACCCTTTATGCCGATCGGTCAGCCCAGGTGATCGCACTGAACCTGTCGCCGCGCATGCTCGCACGCGATATCGCTCCCAGTCGGCTGGACCGCGCCAAGTTCAAGGTGCGCGACCTGCTGCGCAACAACCGCGATGGACAGAATGCGCTGGTCGCCTGGTCGGGCGAGGCGTTCGTGGTGGCGCCGCTCACTTCCGATGCGTCCAGCCTCGACGAGCTGCTCGATGCGCTCGCGCCGGACACCATGCCGACCGAAGGCGACAACGCGACCGCGGCGATCGAGCAGGGCGTGAAGCTGGTCCGCCAGGCCAAGGCCGGGGGTGGGTCGGTGGTGCTGGTCACCGACCGCGTCGATGCCGGTGCGGCCGCAGCGGCGCGCAAGGCACTCGCGCAGGGTGTGCGGGTGTCGGTGCTGGGTATCGGCACGTCCACCGGTGGGCCGGTGCCGCTCGACGGCGGCGGTTTCCTGCGCGATGCACAGGGCAACCTGGAGATGGCGCGGCGCGACGATGCCGCGCTCGCCGCAGTGGCGCGTGCAGGCGGCGGTGTGTATCAGCCGGCCACCGACGACCAGCGCGACGTCCAGGCGTTGCATGCCGAACTGCCGCAGAGCGCACAACTCGCCGCGGGCGACGCGCGCAGCGAGCAGTGGCTGGACCGCGGACCCTGGCTGTTGCTGCCCTTGCTGGTGATCGTTGCCCTGGGCTTTCGGCGCGGCTGGCTGCTGATGCTGCCGTTGGCCTGCCTTTTGGCTGTGCCGGCGCCGGCGCACGCCGATGGCTGGCGCGACCTGTGGCTGCGTCCCGACCAGCAGGCGGCCCGCGCGCTCAGGCAAGGCGACGCGCTGGCGGCCAAGCGGCTGGCACAGGACCCGGCGCTGCGCGCGGCGGCGGACTACCGCAGCGGCGACTATGCCGGTGCCGAGCGCAATCTCGACGGACTCACCGGTAGCGATGCGCAGTACAACCTGGGCAACGCCCTGGCCAGGCAGGGCCAGTACAAGGAGGCCATCGCCGCCTACGATCGCGCGCTGGCGGCCAATCCGCACAATGCCGATGCGAGTGCCAATCGCCAGGCCGTGCAGGACTGGCTGAAGCGCCAGCCGCCGCCGAAGGGCGACAACGGAGCGCAGGACGACAAGGATCACCAGGGCAAGGACGGCAAGCCGCAGGATCAGCAGGGTCAGTCGAAGGGCCAGTCGCAGCAGGGCCAGAAGGGGCAGCAGCAAGGCAAGCCGGGTGACGCCTCAAAGCCACAACAGGGTCAGCAGGGCCAGCAGCAGTCGTCGGGACAAGGCAAGAACGACGGCCAGGCCAAACCGCAGACGCCCGAGCAACGCGCGGCCGAGCAGGCGCGCGCCGAGGCGGCGCGCAAGGCCCTGCAGCAGCAGATGGACCAGGCGTTGAAAGGCAAGCGGGCCAAGGGCGAGCCGGACCAGCCGCACCAGCTCGGCATGCCGGACCAGAACGATCCGTCCTCGCGCCTGCCCGCCGAGGTGCGGCAGGCACTGCAGCGCGTGCCTGACGATCCCGGTGCGCTGCTGCGCCGCAAGTTCGAACTGGAATACCGGCAGCGCCACGGCGGCGCCACCGGGGAGGATGAACAACCGTGA